In one window of Agromyces badenianii DNA:
- a CDS encoding class I SAM-dependent methyltransferase, which produces MTRADLGKQPDQVSAMFDRVAASYDRTNTVLSVGNAPLWRAATTRAVDPRPGQRILDVAAGTGTSSASLARSGASVVAADFSPGMIEVGRKRQAGVQNLVFVEADATKLPFGDDEFDAVTISFGLRNVNEPKTALAEFFRVTKPGGRLVICEFSTPPAPLVRTGYGLYQRYVMPPLVKLSSSNDTAYDYLNESINAWPDQRTLAGWIREAGYTDVAWRNLTLGVVALHRARKPLS; this is translated from the coding sequence ATGACCCGCGCAGACCTCGGCAAGCAGCCCGACCAGGTGTCGGCGATGTTCGATCGCGTCGCCGCGAGCTACGACCGCACCAACACCGTGCTCTCGGTCGGCAACGCCCCCCTGTGGCGGGCCGCCACCACGCGCGCGGTCGATCCGCGGCCCGGGCAGCGCATCCTCGACGTGGCAGCGGGCACCGGCACGTCGAGTGCGAGCCTCGCGAGGTCCGGGGCATCCGTCGTCGCCGCCGACTTCTCGCCCGGCATGATCGAGGTCGGCCGCAAGCGGCAGGCCGGGGTGCAGAACCTCGTGTTCGTCGAGGCAGACGCCACGAAGCTGCCGTTCGGCGACGACGAGTTCGACGCCGTCACCATCTCGTTCGGCCTGCGCAACGTCAACGAGCCCAAGACCGCCCTCGCCGAGTTCTTCCGCGTCACCAAGCCCGGCGGCCGTCTCGTGATCTGCGAGTTCTCGACCCCGCCGGCGCCCCTCGTGCGCACCGGCTACGGCCTCTACCAGCGCTACGTCATGCCCCCGCTCGTGAAGCTCTCGAGCTCGAACGACACGGCCTACGACTACCTCAACGAGTCCATCAACGCGTGGCCCGATCAGCGCACCCTCGCCGGGTGGATCCGAGAGGCCGGCTACACGGATGTCGCGTGGCGCAACCTCACCCTCGGTGTCGTGGCCTTGCACCGCGCGCGCAAGCCTCTCTCCTGA
- a CDS encoding polyprenyl synthetase family protein, which produces MKPSHPVARRGSSLAANLGLSERVFASSADKAMAKAIDAGLDRVEAGLLDEVRFADTIADVSTRYLLEAGGKRVRPMLTLLTAQLGAGVTDDVVTAAEAIEITHLASLYHDDVMDEADRRRGVPSAQAVWGNSVAILTGDLLFARASQLMAGLGEGAIRMQANTFERLVLGQLHETVGPQPGDDPIAHYIQVLADKTGSLIAAAAQSGIIFSGADLGLEAPIIEFGEKIGVAFQLVDDVIDLSPQPAETGKVPGTDLRAGVVTLPMLRLAEHAKTDEASAALLERIERDVVVITDPAALGDPTDTNTLASRIVPSRETVDAIVAELREHEATRATLAEARRWAGEAVAALAPLPEGSVKKALTRFAETVVERES; this is translated from the coding sequence GTGAAACCGAGTCACCCGGTCGCCCGTCGAGGCTCATCGCTCGCCGCGAATCTCGGCCTCAGCGAACGCGTCTTCGCGTCGTCAGCCGACAAGGCCATGGCCAAGGCGATCGACGCCGGACTCGACCGCGTCGAGGCCGGACTGCTCGACGAGGTGCGGTTCGCCGACACCATCGCGGATGTCTCCACCCGCTACCTGCTCGAAGCGGGCGGCAAGCGGGTGCGCCCGATGCTGACGCTGCTCACCGCGCAACTCGGCGCCGGCGTCACCGACGACGTCGTCACGGCCGCCGAGGCGATCGAGATCACGCACCTCGCGAGCCTCTACCACGACGACGTCATGGACGAGGCCGATCGCCGCCGCGGAGTGCCCAGCGCGCAGGCCGTGTGGGGCAATTCCGTCGCGATCCTCACCGGCGACCTGCTCTTCGCCCGCGCCAGCCAGCTCATGGCCGGCCTCGGCGAGGGCGCCATCCGCATGCAGGCGAACACCTTCGAGCGGCTCGTGCTCGGGCAGCTGCACGAGACCGTCGGGCCGCAGCCGGGCGACGACCCGATCGCGCACTACATCCAGGTGCTCGCCGACAAGACCGGCTCGCTCATCGCGGCCGCGGCCCAGTCGGGCATCATCTTCTCGGGCGCCGACCTCGGCCTCGAGGCCCCCATCATCGAGTTCGGCGAGAAGATCGGCGTGGCCTTCCAGCTCGTCGACGACGTCATCGACCTGTCGCCGCAACCCGCCGAGACCGGCAAGGTGCCCGGCACCGACCTTCGCGCGGGCGTCGTCACGCTGCCGATGCTCCGTCTCGCCGAGCACGCGAAGACCGACGAGGCATCCGCTGCCCTGCTCGAACGCATCGAGCGAGACGTCGTGGTCATCACCGACCCGGCCGCGCTCGGCGACCCGACCGACACGAACACGCTCGCCTCGCGCATCGTGCCCTCGCGCGAGACCGTCGACGCCATCGTCGCCGAACTGCGGGAACACGAAGCCACTCGCGCTACGCTCGCTGAGGCCCGACGTTGGGCGGGCGAGGCCGTCGCGGCCTTGGCGCCGCTGCCCGAGGGCAGCGTGAAGAAGGCGCTCACACGATTCGCCGAGACGGTCGTGGAGCGAGAGAGCTGA
- a CDS encoding FAD-dependent oxidoreductase, with protein sequence MTRNKLRLAIVGAGPAGIYAADILLKAERNFDVSIDLFDHLPAPYGLVRYGVAPDHPRIKGIITALREVLDRGDIRIFGNVKFGEDITLEDLKKHYNAVIFATGAVKDASLNIPGAELEGSFGAAEFVSWFDGHPDFPRTWPLDAKEVAVIGNGNVALDVSRILAKHVEDLMSTEIPANVAAGLAASPVTDVHVFGRRGPTSVKFTPLELRELGELRDVDMIVYDEDFDYDDAARAAVAGNKQVFVIDKVLNQWRQREVGQASRRLHLHFFAKPIEIVDDGTGKVGAIRWERTAPDGEGGVVGTGEIRELPVQAVYRAVGYFGSPLSGIPFDKKFGVIPNHEGQVLIRDKESGEPRQMYGVYATGWIKRGPVGLIGHTKSDAMETIKHVINDLGNWWTPESPSEESVVEMLESRGIRWTDLDGWHRLDEHEQALGSAEGRVRVKVVPRDEMVDISRGDAA encoded by the coding sequence GTGACGAGGAACAAGCTGAGACTGGCGATCGTCGGGGCAGGCCCCGCGGGCATCTACGCCGCAGACATCCTGCTGAAGGCCGAGCGCAATTTCGACGTCTCGATCGACCTCTTCGATCACCTGCCCGCGCCGTACGGGCTCGTGCGGTACGGCGTGGCCCCCGATCACCCGCGCATCAAGGGCATCATCACGGCGCTTCGCGAGGTGCTCGACCGCGGCGACATCCGCATTTTCGGCAACGTGAAGTTCGGTGAAGACATCACGCTCGAAGACCTGAAGAAGCACTACAACGCCGTCATCTTCGCGACCGGTGCGGTGAAGGATGCCTCGCTGAACATCCCGGGCGCAGAGCTCGAGGGCTCGTTCGGCGCCGCCGAGTTCGTGAGCTGGTTCGACGGGCACCCCGACTTCCCGCGCACCTGGCCGCTCGACGCGAAAGAGGTCGCGGTCATCGGCAACGGCAACGTCGCGCTCGACGTGTCGCGCATCCTCGCCAAGCACGTCGAAGACCTCATGTCCACCGAGATCCCCGCGAACGTGGCCGCCGGCCTCGCGGCGTCGCCCGTGACCGACGTGCACGTGTTCGGGCGCCGCGGCCCCACCTCGGTGAAGTTCACGCCGCTCGAGCTGCGCGAGCTCGGCGAGCTGCGCGACGTCGACATGATCGTCTACGACGAGGACTTCGACTACGACGACGCCGCGCGCGCGGCGGTCGCCGGCAACAAGCAGGTCTTCGTCATCGACAAGGTGCTGAACCAGTGGCGCCAGCGCGAGGTCGGGCAGGCCTCGCGCCGCCTGCACCTGCACTTCTTCGCGAAGCCGATCGAGATCGTCGACGACGGCACCGGCAAGGTCGGCGCCATCCGCTGGGAGCGCACCGCTCCCGATGGCGAGGGCGGAGTGGTCGGCACCGGCGAGATCCGCGAGCTGCCCGTGCAGGCCGTCTACCGCGCCGTCGGCTACTTCGGCTCGCCGCTGTCCGGCATCCCCTTCGACAAGAAGTTCGGCGTCATCCCGAACCACGAGGGCCAGGTGCTGATCCGCGACAAAGAGTCGGGCGAGCCGCGACAGATGTACGGCGTCTATGCGACCGGCTGGATCAAGCGCGGCCCGGTGGGCCTCATCGGGCACACGAAGTCCGACGCCATGGAGACGATCAAGCACGTCATCAACGACCTCGGCAACTGGTGGACCCCCGAGTCCCCGTCCGAGGAGTCGGTCGTCGAGATGCTCGAGTCGCGCGGCATCCGCTGGACCGACCTCGACGGATGGCACCGCCTCGACGAGCACGAGCAGGCGCTCGGCTCGGCCGAGGGCCGCGTGCGGGTGAAGGTCGTGCCCCGCGACGAGATGGTCGACATCTCGCGCGGCGACGCCGCCTAG
- a CDS encoding prepilin peptidase: MPSDWSTPTVTVVAMGLGFALGWWPLANWAARSMQGEWMPRQRVITAVATAATFALLAFRFGATWTLPPLLAFAVAATVLSTVDLAEQRLPNAVVFPALAAVGLLLVPASWAANAWMSLVWALAGAGAMFAVYLLLALISPSSMGFGDVKLALVIGLLLGWFGLSAWLGGLLAAFMIGGVTAIVALALRRVTLRGSIPFGPSMLAGAVLAVLVVGP, translated from the coding sequence ATGCCATCCGACTGGTCGACGCCGACGGTGACCGTCGTCGCCATGGGCCTCGGCTTCGCCCTCGGCTGGTGGCCGCTCGCGAACTGGGCCGCCCGGTCGATGCAGGGTGAGTGGATGCCGCGACAGCGCGTGATCACCGCCGTCGCCACCGCCGCGACCTTCGCCCTGCTCGCGTTCCGGTTCGGCGCGACGTGGACCCTGCCGCCGCTGCTCGCATTCGCCGTGGCGGCGACGGTGCTCTCGACCGTCGACCTCGCCGAGCAGCGCCTGCCGAACGCGGTCGTGTTCCCGGCCCTCGCCGCGGTGGGGCTGCTGCTCGTGCCGGCGAGCTGGGCCGCGAACGCCTGGATGTCGCTCGTGTGGGCGTTGGCCGGGGCGGGCGCGATGTTCGCCGTGTACCTGCTGCTCGCGTTGATCTCGCCGTCGTCGATGGGCTTCGGCGACGTGAAGCTCGCCCTCGTGATCGGGCTCCTCCTCGGCTGGTTCGGGCTCTCCGCCTGGCTGGGTGGACTCCTCGCAGCATTCATGATCGGGGGCGTGACCGCGATCGTCGCGCTCGCACTGCGACGGGTGACGCTGCGGGGGTCGATTCCGTTCGGTCCGTCGATGCTGGCCGGCGCCGTTCTCGCCGTGCTCGTGGTCGGTCCGTAG
- a CDS encoding alpha/beta hydrolase, producing the protein MSENDRTEWRPDVLGEHFEQLTLPLGRDSEGEVVATLVRHRPPWRLRMKPGPASGADVLYVHGWSDYFFNPELAEYWSNAGARFFALDLRKYGRSLRPGQTPGFITDLAEYDADIGAALDAMGHGAPDAVLPASTASTGRPLILLGHSTGGLTLSLWAARHRGRAAALVLNSPWLEFQASRVGREALAPVIGWGAKVTPLAPLPNVDLGFYTRTVAKEQDGEWEYNHEWRPARGFTTHPAWLTAVLAGHATVAARIDVGAPVLTLLSKRSTLQARWDPAMASSDIVLVVDEVAERTLRLGQTGAVTRIDGALHDVFLSRKPVRAAAYAAITQWLCGYAPHRR; encoded by the coding sequence GTGAGCGAGAACGACCGCACTGAGTGGCGCCCCGATGTGCTCGGCGAGCACTTCGAGCAGCTCACTCTGCCGCTCGGACGCGACAGCGAGGGCGAGGTCGTCGCCACCCTCGTGCGGCACCGGCCGCCGTGGCGCCTGCGGATGAAGCCCGGCCCGGCATCGGGCGCCGACGTGCTCTACGTGCACGGCTGGAGCGACTACTTCTTCAACCCCGAGCTCGCCGAATACTGGTCGAACGCCGGCGCGCGCTTCTTCGCGCTCGACCTGCGCAAGTACGGCCGCAGCCTGCGCCCCGGCCAGACACCGGGGTTCATCACCGATCTCGCCGAGTACGACGCCGACATCGGTGCGGCGCTCGACGCGATGGGGCACGGGGCGCCCGATGCGGTGCTGCCCGCCTCGACGGCCAGCACCGGCCGCCCGCTGATCCTGCTCGGCCATTCGACCGGCGGCCTCACGCTCAGCCTGTGGGCCGCCCGGCACCGAGGGCGAGCCGCCGCGCTCGTGCTGAACAGTCCGTGGCTCGAGTTCCAGGCCAGCCGGGTCGGACGCGAGGCGCTGGCGCCCGTGATCGGCTGGGGTGCGAAGGTCACCCCGCTGGCACCGCTGCCGAACGTCGACCTCGGGTTCTACACCCGCACGGTGGCGAAGGAGCAGGACGGCGAGTGGGAGTACAACCACGAGTGGCGGCCCGCTCGCGGGTTCACGACGCATCCGGCATGGTTGACCGCCGTGCTCGCGGGACACGCCACCGTCGCCGCCCGCATCGACGTCGGTGCGCCGGTGCTCACCCTGCTGTCGAAGCGGTCGACCCTCCAGGCGCGCTGGGACCCGGCGATGGCGTCGAGCGACATCGTGCTCGTCGTCGACGAGGTCGCCGAACGCACGCTGCGACTCGGTCAGACGGGTGCCGTCACCCGCATCGACGGCGCGCTGCACGACGTCTTCCTCTCGCGGAAGCCGGTGCGCGCCGCGGCGTACGCCGCCATCACCCAGTGGCTCTGCGGCTACGCCCCGCACCGCCGCTGA
- a CDS encoding type IV toxin-antitoxin system AbiEi family antitoxin domain-containing protein, whose amino-acid sequence MQSLPTTPHGLIRFDDVRTIGREAELARALAAGEVTRIRRGVYARVAGEAAAGSAGERDAQRYLTAVLAAGETMRHPVFTGFSALALAGIPIFGRWPADISVMSTDAHGHRRAGVISVAGSYAPTRATEGGHLVTSLEFSLIQLCRQATLAAALTATDAALRVRRFRPGRPRTTIAAIRAEHQRLLPYRGSRRTEAVLARATDSSDTPLETVGRLVMEELGFEEPELQHELWLPELAKRAFLDFYWPSVDAGGEADGQGKYLGSARASATAAAVVIAEKERENAVRRQVRAFDRWDWSETLRRTPLERRLVAMGVPQTRRRSTLVGSPEEPASITPISRRRPGASRPERA is encoded by the coding sequence ATGCAGAGCCTGCCGACCACGCCGCACGGCCTCATCCGATTCGACGACGTTCGCACGATCGGTCGCGAGGCGGAGCTCGCCAGAGCGCTCGCGGCCGGCGAGGTCACGCGCATTCGCCGGGGGGTCTACGCGCGGGTCGCGGGCGAAGCCGCGGCAGGGTCGGCGGGCGAGCGCGACGCGCAGCGCTACCTGACCGCGGTGCTCGCGGCCGGGGAGACGATGCGGCATCCGGTCTTCACCGGCTTCTCGGCGCTCGCACTCGCCGGAATTCCGATCTTCGGCAGGTGGCCCGCCGACATCTCGGTGATGTCCACCGATGCGCATGGGCACAGGCGCGCCGGGGTCATCTCTGTGGCCGGCAGCTACGCGCCGACGCGCGCGACCGAGGGCGGACACCTCGTGACATCCCTCGAGTTCTCGCTCATCCAGCTCTGCCGCCAGGCGACCCTGGCAGCAGCACTCACGGCGACGGATGCCGCGTTGCGCGTGCGGCGCTTCAGGCCGGGACGCCCCCGCACGACCATTGCGGCGATTCGAGCCGAGCATCAGCGGTTGTTGCCGTACCGCGGCAGCAGACGAACCGAGGCGGTGCTCGCGCGTGCGACCGACAGCTCCGACACGCCGCTCGAGACGGTGGGGCGACTCGTCATGGAAGAGCTCGGATTCGAGGAGCCGGAACTCCAACACGAGCTGTGGCTTCCCGAACTCGCGAAACGGGCGTTCCTCGACTTCTACTGGCCGAGCGTCGATGCGGGCGGTGAGGCCGATGGGCAGGGCAAGTACCTCGGGTCGGCCCGGGCGTCGGCGACGGCCGCAGCGGTGGTCATCGCCGAGAAGGAACGCGAGAACGCCGTTCGGCGTCAGGTTCGGGCGTTCGACCGGTGGGACTGGTCGGAGACCCTGCGTCGAACACCGCTCGAGCGGCGGCTGGTTGCGATGGGCGTCCCGCAGACCCGGCGCCGGTCGACTCTCGTCGGCTCGCCGGAGGAGCCGGCCTCGATCACCCCGATCTCGCGTCGGCGGCCCGGCGCTTCACGCCCGGAGCGAGCGTGA
- a CDS encoding NUDIX domain-containing protein: MSAADVGTGSGSVTGSEGERMSAAEVGTGSGSVTGSDGERASQPGVDVPDRRGRTGLDQVGRDLATNPRVRVREVRVLTSNWYVTRATTFDFRHRDGRWTTEERETYDRGDGACILLYDAVERTVLLTRQFRFPAYVNDHVDGMLIETAAGLLDEDDPETAIRREAEEETGHTVGAVEHVFDVYMSPGSVTEKLHFFAAPYGGGTRSGAGGLADEGEDIEVLELGFDDALDRIGRDIVDAKTIMLLQWAALRGPFAR, from the coding sequence ATGTCTGCGGCCGACGTCGGCACGGGATCGGGTTCGGTCACGGGCTCCGAGGGCGAGCGGATGTCTGCGGCCGAAGTCGGCACGGGATCGGGTTCGGTCACGGGCTCCGACGGCGAGCGGGCGTCGCAGCCGGGCGTCGACGTGCCCGATCGGCGCGGCCGCACGGGCCTCGACCAGGTCGGCCGCGATCTCGCGACGAACCCGCGCGTGCGGGTTCGCGAGGTGCGCGTGCTCACCTCGAACTGGTACGTGACGCGGGCGACGACCTTCGACTTCCGGCACCGCGACGGCCGGTGGACGACCGAGGAGCGCGAGACCTACGATCGGGGCGACGGCGCCTGCATCCTGCTCTACGACGCCGTCGAGCGCACGGTGCTGCTGACCCGTCAGTTCCGCTTCCCGGCCTACGTCAACGACCACGTCGACGGCATGCTCATCGAGACGGCCGCGGGGCTGCTCGACGAGGACGACCCCGAGACGGCGATCCGCCGCGAAGCCGAGGAGGAGACCGGGCACACCGTCGGCGCCGTCGAGCACGTCTTCGACGTGTACATGAGTCCGGGTTCGGTCACCGAGAAGCTGCACTTCTTCGCGGCTCCCTACGGCGGCGGAACCCGCTCGGGTGCGGGCGGCCTCGCCGACGAGGGCGAGGACATCGAGGTGCTCGAACTCGGCTTCGACGACGCCCTCGACCGCATCGGCCGCGACATCGTCGACGCGAAGACGATCATGCTGCTGCAGTGGGCGGCGCTGCGCGGGCCGTTCGCGCGGTAG
- a CDS encoding YajQ family cyclic di-GMP-binding protein: MADATFDIVSKVDQMEADNALHQAQKEVAQRYDFKNVGASIEQSGEKVLIKANSEERAKAILEVYEAKLIKRGISLRSLDAGEPFASGKEFRIETSMKAGIDSENAKKINKIIRDEAPKSVKSQTQGDEVRVSSKSRDDLQATMALLKGKDLEVALQFVNFR; the protein is encoded by the coding sequence ATGGCAGATGCAACGTTCGACATCGTTTCCAAGGTCGACCAGATGGAGGCCGACAACGCCCTCCACCAGGCGCAGAAAGAGGTCGCGCAGCGCTACGACTTCAAGAACGTCGGCGCGTCGATCGAGCAGTCCGGCGAGAAGGTGCTGATCAAGGCCAACAGCGAAGAGCGCGCGAAGGCGATCCTCGAGGTCTACGAGGCGAAGCTCATCAAGCGCGGCATCTCGCTGCGCTCGCTCGACGCCGGCGAGCCGTTCGCGTCGGGCAAGGAGTTCCGCATCGAGACCTCGATGAAGGCCGGCATCGACTCCGAGAACGCGAAGAAGATCAACAAGATCATCCGCGACGAGGCGCCGAAGAGCGTCAAGAGCCAGACGCAGGGCGACGAGGTGCGCGTCTCGTCGAAGAGCCGCGACGACCTGCAGGCCACGATGGCGCTGCTGAAGGGCAAAGACCTCGAGGTGGCGCTGCAGTTCGTGAACTTCCGCTGA
- a CDS encoding LacI family DNA-binding transcriptional regulator codes for MAGIEEVARLAGVSTATVSRALSGRGHVSPTSKAKVEEAAARLGYVVSSNASSLASGRTRNIGVVIPFLNRWFFSSVLEGAQQSLLRSGYDLTLYNLSGDGQERASVFEHFLLRRRVDAVIAVSLELTEPEVARLHELGKPLVGVGGPIPGVRTLTIDDVAVARLATEHLIGLGHTRIAHIGGHLEFDMDFHLPTNRRIGYEGALRDAAIEVDPRLFAPADFTIRGGYHAAKQLLGAPHDRPTAIYAASDEMAIGSMLAARDLGLVVPRDVSIVGIDDHDLSDFFGLTTVAQFPRVQGEMAVEILMDELEPSTTDAATPAATPLPYELRVRSSTARPPA; via the coding sequence ATGGCCGGGATCGAAGAGGTCGCGAGACTCGCGGGGGTGTCCACCGCGACGGTCTCGCGCGCACTCAGCGGCCGCGGGCACGTGTCGCCCACCTCGAAGGCGAAGGTCGAAGAGGCCGCCGCCCGGCTCGGCTACGTCGTCTCCTCCAACGCCTCGAGCCTGGCCTCGGGGCGCACGCGCAACATCGGCGTGGTCATCCCCTTCCTCAACCGCTGGTTCTTCTCCTCCGTGCTCGAAGGCGCGCAGCAGTCGTTGCTCCGCAGCGGCTACGACCTCACGCTCTACAACCTCTCGGGCGACGGGCAGGAGCGCGCGAGCGTCTTCGAGCACTTCCTCCTGCGCCGACGCGTCGACGCGGTCATCGCGGTCTCGCTCGAACTCACCGAGCCCGAGGTCGCCCGCCTGCACGAACTCGGCAAGCCGCTCGTCGGCGTCGGCGGACCGATCCCGGGGGTGCGCACCCTCACGATCGACGACGTCGCGGTCGCCCGGCTCGCGACCGAGCACCTCATCGGCCTCGGCCACACCCGCATCGCCCACATCGGCGGACACCTCGAGTTCGACATGGACTTCCACCTGCCGACGAACCGTCGCATCGGCTACGAAGGCGCCCTGCGCGACGCCGCCATCGAGGTCGACCCTCGACTCTTCGCTCCCGCCGACTTCACGATCCGCGGCGGGTACCACGCCGCCAAGCAGCTGCTCGGCGCACCGCACGACCGACCGACGGCGATCTACGCGGCATCCGACGAGATGGCGATCGGCTCGATGCTCGCCGCACGCGACCTCGGCCTCGTCGTGCCGCGCGACGTCTCGATCGTCGGCATCGACGACCACGACCTCTCCGACTTCTTCGGGCTCACGACCGTCGCGCAGTTCCCCCGCGTGCAGGGCGAGATGGCGGTCGAGATCCTGATGGACGAGCTCGAGCCGAGCACGACGGATGCCGCGACGCCCGCCGCCACTCCCCTGCCCTACGAGTTGCGGGTGCGCTCCTCGACGGCCCGCCCGCCGGCCTGA
- a CDS encoding PH domain-containing protein: MSVFGFDPRVERHLIADEGEVIVDEVRKHWAAIVGAMLEMLAAIPALLLLAWVPSQLYWLPLFLALFLAVHGLWRILQARMDRFVITNMRVFRVHGILSQRIATMPISRILDISVHMPIIGRIFGYGHFVFESAAQDQGLREIRFVGSPDQRGATIQRVIQRSGLRGPARPVRRDDEYDRSRTPRYDPAPRPDLYDTRPQRDQNDTAEMPWWRASN; the protein is encoded by the coding sequence ATGAGCGTGTTCGGCTTCGACCCGCGCGTCGAGCGGCATCTCATCGCCGACGAGGGCGAGGTGATCGTCGACGAGGTGCGCAAGCACTGGGCCGCGATCGTCGGCGCGATGCTCGAGATGCTCGCGGCGATCCCGGCGCTGCTGCTCCTGGCGTGGGTGCCCTCGCAGCTGTACTGGTTGCCGTTGTTCCTCGCCCTCTTCCTCGCCGTGCACGGGCTGTGGCGCATCCTGCAGGCCCGCATGGACCGCTTCGTGATCACCAACATGCGGGTGTTCCGCGTGCACGGGATCCTCTCGCAGCGCATCGCCACGATGCCGATCTCGCGGATCCTCGACATCTCGGTGCACATGCCGATCATCGGCCGCATCTTCGGCTACGGCCACTTCGTGTTCGAGTCGGCGGCGCAAGACCAGGGGCTCCGCGAGATCCGCTTCGTCGGGTCGCCCGATCAGCGCGGGGCCACGATCCAGCGGGTCATCCAGCGCTCCGGCCTGCGCGGGCCCGCGCGACCTGTGCGCCGCGACGACGAGTACGACCGCAGCCGCACGCCCAGGTACGACCCCGCCCCGCGACCCGATCTCTACGACACGAGGCCGCAGCGAGACCAGAACGACACCGCCGAGATGCCGTGGTGGCGCGCGTCGAACTGA
- a CDS encoding inositol monophosphatase family protein produces MSEHESSTGDHEAARAHGARDAAASAALLELARRIALQAAEFALDARRGGVSVAATKSSPVDIVTAVDRDTEALIRRLILEARPDDGIVGEEDDALVGTSGVNWVVDPIDGTVNFLYGIPAWAISIAVVEGSADPAAWTAIAGVVVNPSTGEVFEAAAGGGARLDGRKIRANADVSLAQALVGTGFSYSAEGRRAQAEVLVTLLPKARDVRRIGSAALDLCAVAAGRLDAYYESGLHPWDHAAGALIAREAGARVGGPAGGPATVELVVAAAPSLSDELTEALRAAGVDA; encoded by the coding sequence ATGAGTGAACACGAGTCGTCGACCGGTGACCACGAAGCGGCGCGTGCCCATGGCGCGAGGGATGCCGCGGCATCCGCTGCCCTGCTCGAGCTCGCTCGCCGCATCGCGCTGCAAGCGGCGGAGTTCGCGCTCGACGCGCGGCGCGGCGGGGTCAGCGTGGCCGCCACGAAGTCGTCGCCCGTCGACATCGTGACCGCGGTCGACCGGGACACCGAGGCGCTCATCCGCCGGCTCATCCTCGAGGCGAGGCCCGACGACGGCATCGTCGGCGAAGAGGACGACGCCCTCGTCGGTACGAGCGGCGTGAACTGGGTGGTCGACCCGATCGACGGCACCGTGAACTTCCTCTACGGCATTCCGGCCTGGGCGATCAGCATCGCGGTCGTCGAGGGCTCGGCCGACCCCGCAGCCTGGACCGCGATCGCCGGAGTCGTCGTCAACCCGAGCACGGGGGAGGTGTTCGAGGCCGCGGCCGGCGGCGGCGCGCGACTCGACGGGCGAAAGATCCGAGCGAATGCGGATGTCTCGCTCGCGCAGGCCCTCGTCGGCACCGGGTTCTCGTACTCGGCCGAGGGGCGACGCGCGCAGGCCGAGGTGCTCGTGACGCTGCTGCCGAAGGCGCGAGACGTCCGTCGCATCGGTTCCGCCGCGCTCGATCTCTGCGCGGTCGCCGCCGGTCGCCTCGACGCGTACTACGAGAGCGGGCTGCACCCGTGGGATCACGCGGCCGGAGCCCTGATCGCCCGAGAAGCCGGGGCCAGGGTCGGCGGCCCTGCCGGCGGTCCGGCAACCGTCGAGCTCGTGGTCGCTGCGGCGCCCTCGCTCTCCGACGAGCTCACCGAAGCACTGCGCGCCGCCGGAGTGGATGCCTGA